A stretch of the Bradyrhizobium arachidis genome encodes the following:
- a CDS encoding YiaA/YiaB family inner membrane protein, whose amino-acid sequence MNPTTPSHSPAWVAFTYASFAASAFMVGIGIFLMPVDLSIKGYLIMGFLMLVQSCITMTKTMRDNHESGRLVNRIEDAKAERLLMEVERGSRAA is encoded by the coding sequence ATGAACCCGACCACCCCGTCCCACAGCCCCGCCTGGGTCGCCTTCACCTACGCCTCGTTCGCCGCCTCCGCTTTCATGGTCGGCATCGGCATCTTCCTCATGCCGGTCGATCTCTCGATCAAGGGCTACCTCATTATGGGTTTTCTGATGCTGGTGCAGTCCTGCATCACCATGACCAAGACGATGCGCGACAACCACGAAAGCGGTCGCCTCGTGAACCGCATCGAGGACGCCAAGGCCGAGCGCCTCTTGATGGAAGTCGAGCGTGGCTCCCGCGCGGCGTGA
- a CDS encoding PspA/IM30 family protein: protein MFKTVVTLFRGSVAAAGEELEDRSALLILDQQMRDAAAAVERSKRTLALAIAQDQQEGRRLEATNARIADLETRATAALDGGREDLATEAAQAIAGLEADRDAAMTARTLFATEIARLKRQVANAEARITELDRGRRVARAAEAVRGLRRGGIEAARPYESTLSEAERTLKRLRDRQIEAQAADDALIELDAASGPLATAEKLAEQGFGPRLKTTADDVLARLKAKRTPTA from the coding sequence ATGTTCAAGACCGTAGTGACCCTCTTCCGCGGCAGCGTGGCCGCCGCCGGCGAAGAGCTGGAAGACAGATCGGCGCTTCTGATCCTCGATCAGCAGATGCGCGACGCGGCCGCGGCCGTCGAGCGCAGCAAGCGGACGCTGGCCCTGGCGATTGCCCAGGACCAGCAGGAGGGCCGCCGGCTGGAAGCGACCAACGCCCGCATCGCCGATCTCGAGACGCGGGCGACCGCGGCACTCGACGGCGGTCGCGAGGACCTCGCAACGGAAGCGGCCCAGGCCATCGCCGGGCTGGAAGCCGATCGCGACGCCGCGATGACTGCGCGCACGCTGTTCGCAACCGAGATTGCCCGCCTCAAGCGGCAGGTCGCGAATGCCGAGGCGCGTATCACCGAGCTCGATCGCGGCCGGCGCGTGGCGCGCGCAGCCGAGGCGGTTCGTGGCCTGCGCCGCGGCGGCATCGAAGCGGCCCGGCCCTACGAGTCGACGCTGTCCGAGGCCGAAAGGACGCTGAAGCGCCTGCGCGACCGGCAGATCGAAGCGCAGGCCGCCGATGACGCCCTGATCGAGCTCGATGCGGCCAGCGGTCCGCTCGCCACCGCCGAGAAGCTCGCCGAACAGGGCTTTGGCCCCCGGCTCAAGACCACCGCCGATGACGTGCTCGCGCGGTTGAAGGCCAAGCGCACGCCGACTGCCTAA
- a CDS encoding TetR/AcrR family transcriptional regulator translates to MSKALERREKLRVDLILAAERMIAERGLAGLKTRDLAREIGCANGAVYNLVADVDELILRVGSRTLSRLDQALTAAEAVDDPSPQATLIRIAVAYCDFAASNLELWRALFEHRMERGKEVPDWAISEQMELFRHIYRPLAALFPQRSVEELSITARSLFSAVHGMVALGLEQKLIAVPQPALRREISALVRATLDGLVAGIR, encoded by the coding sequence ATGTCTAAAGCCTTGGAACGACGAGAGAAACTAAGGGTTGACCTGATCCTGGCGGCGGAACGGATGATCGCCGAGCGGGGTTTGGCGGGGCTAAAGACCCGGGATCTGGCCCGCGAGATCGGCTGCGCCAATGGCGCGGTCTATAATCTGGTGGCCGACGTCGACGAGCTGATCCTGCGCGTCGGCTCGCGCACGCTCTCGCGGCTTGACCAAGCCCTCACCGCCGCCGAGGCCGTGGATGATCCCTCCCCGCAAGCGACGCTGATCCGCATCGCGGTCGCCTATTGCGATTTTGCCGCGAGCAATCTCGAACTCTGGCGCGCGCTGTTCGAGCATCGCATGGAGCGCGGCAAGGAGGTCCCCGACTGGGCGATCAGCGAACAGATGGAGCTGTTCCGCCACATCTACCGCCCGCTCGCCGCGCTGTTTCCGCAGCGCTCGGTGGAGGAACTGAGCATCACCGCGCGCAGCCTGTTCTCCGCCGTACACGGCATGGTGGCGCTCGGGCTGGAGCAGAAGCTCATCGCAGTGCCGCAGCCGGCGTTGCGCAGGGAGATATCAGCGCTGGTGCGCGCGACGCTGGACGGGCTGGTGGCGGGTATACGCTGA
- the hydA gene encoding dihydropyrimidinase, with amino-acid sequence MPLLIRGGTVVNHDHSRRADVLVDGESIVAVGSSISAPTGADIIDAGGCFVIPGGIDPHTHLEMPFMGTVTADDFESGTKAALSGGTTMVVDFCLPDPGQSMLAAYQDWRHKSEKAAADYGFHMAVTSWSKQIYDEMETVVKTYGINTFKHFMAYKGALMVNDDELYNSFARCAHLGAMPVVHAENGDVVALMQEALIARGVTGPEGHAYSRPPEVEGEATNRAIMIADMTGTPVYIVHTSCREAHEAIARARAAGKRVYGEPLIQHLLLDAREYENKDWDHSAQRVMSPPFRDKSHQDSLWAGLQSGSLQVVATDHCAFTTAQKRFGRDDFRKIPNGTGGLEDRLALLWTAGVATGRLTKEEFVAVTSANIARILNIFPRKGAVAVGSDADLVVWDPKATKTISAKRQMSKIDYNVFEGFSCTGGPALTLSRGRIVWKDGNLRAEAGDGHYVERPAFSPVHVANSTWKELTAPRAVERGAVTP; translated from the coding sequence ATGCCCCTCCTCATTCGCGGCGGCACCGTCGTCAATCATGATCACTCGCGCCGCGCGGACGTGCTGGTCGACGGCGAGAGCATCGTCGCGGTGGGGTCATCGATATCAGCGCCGACCGGCGCTGACATTATCGACGCCGGCGGATGCTTCGTAATTCCGGGCGGCATCGATCCGCACACCCATCTCGAAATGCCGTTCATGGGCACCGTCACCGCCGACGATTTCGAATCCGGCACCAAGGCGGCGCTATCGGGCGGCACCACCATGGTGGTGGACTTCTGCCTGCCCGATCCCGGCCAGTCGATGCTCGCGGCCTATCAGGACTGGCGGCACAAGTCGGAGAAGGCGGCCGCCGACTACGGTTTCCACATGGCGGTGACGTCGTGGTCGAAGCAGATCTATGACGAGATGGAGACCGTGGTCAAAACCTACGGCATCAACACCTTCAAGCACTTCATGGCCTACAAGGGCGCGCTGATGGTCAACGACGACGAGCTCTACAACTCGTTCGCGCGCTGCGCCCATCTCGGCGCCATGCCGGTCGTGCACGCGGAAAACGGCGACGTCGTCGCCTTGATGCAGGAGGCGCTGATCGCGCGCGGCGTCACCGGTCCGGAAGGCCACGCCTATTCGCGGCCGCCGGAGGTCGAGGGCGAGGCCACCAACCGCGCCATCATGATCGCCGACATGACGGGTACGCCGGTCTATATCGTGCACACGAGCTGCCGCGAGGCGCATGAGGCGATCGCGCGGGCACGCGCGGCGGGAAAACGCGTCTATGGCGAACCGCTGATCCAGCATCTGCTGCTCGATGCGCGCGAATATGAGAACAAGGACTGGGATCATTCGGCCCAGCGGGTGATGTCACCGCCGTTCCGTGACAAGTCGCATCAGGACAGCCTGTGGGCCGGGCTGCAATCCGGTTCGCTTCAGGTGGTCGCGACCGACCATTGCGCATTCACGACGGCGCAGAAGCGGTTCGGCCGCGACGATTTCCGAAAAATCCCGAACGGCACCGGCGGGCTCGAGGACCGCCTGGCGCTGCTGTGGACCGCTGGCGTCGCCACGGGACGGCTGACGAAGGAGGAATTCGTCGCGGTGACCTCGGCGAACATCGCACGCATCCTCAACATCTTCCCGCGCAAGGGTGCCGTCGCAGTAGGCTCGGATGCCGATCTCGTGGTGTGGGATCCCAAGGCCACCAAAACCATCAGCGCCAAGCGCCAGATGAGCAAGATCGATTACAACGTGTTCGAAGGTTTTTCCTGCACGGGCGGACCGGCGCTCACGCTCTCGCGTGGCCGGATCGTGTGGAAGGACGGCAATCTGCGCGCCGAAGCCGGCGACGGCCACTATGTCGAGCGGCCGGCCTTCTCTCCGGTGCATGTCGCGAATTCGACCTGGAAGGAGCTGACCGCTCCGCGCGCGGTGGAGCGCGGGGCGGTCACGCCCTAA
- a CDS encoding glycoside hydrolase family 3 protein: MPFARRFALILLWLALPLAAFIAANKNDPYLLALRGAGNIGLVLACIAIVVLLLRRGHWRRAMGKLLIALWCLPPLLMSAAHLTFELRKRDVLTASVAEARQLGPHFMVGYSSFADVARLAEQGLIGGVYVTRHNLRRKTIDELQAEIASLQDKRRAAGLPPLVVAADQEGGIVGHLSPPLTRVPALATLAGLAPDLQQVKAEEFGRIHGRELAGLGVNLNLAPVLDLKPPVRRNRLDFHTLIGQRAIATDPVVVGTIASAYVRGLEASGVGATLKHFPGIGRVRTDTHHFSANLDATVAELEASDWQPFREVLAHSRAALMVGHVTLTAVDPDRAASHSKRVVDGIIRDKWHHQGVVMTDDLVMGAIYQHDVCKAVVEAINAGVDLLLVAYDGAQFYRIFKCALDGSREGKLDTAMLRASEARLDKMRPGDRIAEVD; this comes from the coding sequence ATGCCATTCGCGCGTCGCTTCGCTCTCATCCTGCTCTGGCTTGCCTTACCGCTGGCCGCATTCATCGCGGCGAACAAGAACGATCCCTATCTGCTTGCGCTGCGCGGCGCGGGAAACATCGGGCTCGTGCTCGCATGCATCGCCATCGTTGTCCTCCTTCTCCGCCGCGGGCACTGGCGCCGCGCGATGGGAAAGCTGCTGATCGCGCTTTGGTGCCTGCCGCCGCTCCTGATGTCGGCGGCCCATCTCACATTCGAGCTGCGCAAGCGCGATGTCCTCACCGCCAGCGTCGCCGAGGCGCGGCAGCTCGGCCCGCACTTCATGGTCGGCTATTCGTCCTTCGCTGACGTCGCGCGGCTCGCCGAGCAGGGCCTGATCGGCGGCGTTTATGTCACCCGCCATAACCTCCGCCGCAAGACGATCGACGAGCTGCAGGCCGAGATCGCGTCGCTTCAGGACAAGCGTCGCGCCGCCGGCTTGCCGCCGCTCGTCGTCGCCGCCGACCAGGAGGGCGGCATCGTCGGCCATCTCTCGCCGCCGCTGACGAGGGTGCCGGCGCTGGCGACGCTCGCCGGGCTCGCCCCTGACCTCCAACAGGTCAAGGCGGAGGAGTTCGGCCGCATCCATGGGCGCGAGCTCGCCGGGCTCGGCGTCAACCTCAACCTCGCACCCGTTCTCGATCTCAAGCCGCCGGTTCGGCGTAACCGGCTCGACTTCCATACGCTGATCGGCCAGCGCGCGATTGCCACCGACCCCGTCGTTGTCGGCACGATTGCGAGCGCCTATGTGCGCGGCCTCGAAGCTTCGGGCGTCGGCGCCACGCTCAAACATTTTCCGGGCATCGGCCGCGTGCGCACCGATACCCATCATTTCAGCGCCAACCTCGACGCGACGGTCGCGGAGCTCGAGGCATCCGACTGGCAGCCTTTTCGTGAGGTGCTGGCGCATTCACGCGCAGCGCTCATGGTTGGGCACGTGACGCTGACCGCGGTCGACCCGGACCGCGCCGCCTCGCATTCGAAGCGCGTCGTCGACGGCATCATCCGTGACAAATGGCACCACCAGGGTGTCGTCATGACCGACGACCTCGTGATGGGCGCGATCTACCAGCACGACGTCTGCAAGGCCGTAGTCGAGGCAATCAACGCCGGCGTCGACCTGCTGCTGGTCGCCTATGACGGCGCGCAGTTCTACCGCATCTTCAAATGCGCGCTGGATGGATCGCGCGAGGGCAAGCTCGACACGGCGATGCTGCGTGCGAGCGAGGCGAGGTTGGACAAGATGCGCCCCGGGGATCGGATTGCGGAGGTCGACTGA
- a CDS encoding DUF4173 domain-containing protein, which translates to MTSLAPADATEIQPATTSSLPFKLAIVLALAALADFLFYNAWIGLSLAVFAIAVAGGSWLANRTTLDRRSTLVGAIVLLVGLVPAIEEVNTVSILFVIMALALGLLLATNPDTTTLGDGARALRNLFLFGPFRFFLEVLQIFSLSSFTRGIAAWFLPAVLSIVFIALFAAANPLIEQWVTLLNPKLILDYVSVGRILFWAMMLALIWPFIHVRWRKRRAKAVAEAAEQEPAVAARAEFLGAPTILRSLILFNVLFAAQSVLDALYLWGHAALPAGVSYATYAHRGAYPLIVTALLAAAFVLVAMRPGGPAEKSPVIRLLVYIWVGQNVLLVASSILRLDIYVAIYLLTYWRIAAFIWMGLVALGLVLIVARIMLERSNEWLVGANLIALTSVLYMASLVNFDAIIADYNVTHSREMSGKGVQIDVNYLSQLGPQALPAIEKVMQLRPNEACLVGRRDRLLERQRLDMASWRTWGFRSWRLQRRLDAQAKDPAKDPAKDLAKSPAAG; encoded by the coding sequence ATGACAAGCCTGGCACCGGCTGACGCGACCGAGATCCAGCCTGCGACGACATCATCCCTGCCGTTCAAGCTCGCGATCGTGCTGGCGCTCGCAGCGCTCGCCGACTTCCTGTTCTACAACGCATGGATCGGGCTGTCGCTCGCCGTCTTTGCCATTGCGGTTGCCGGCGGATCGTGGCTCGCCAACCGCACGACGCTCGATCGGCGGAGCACATTGGTCGGTGCAATCGTTCTGCTTGTCGGCCTCGTGCCCGCCATCGAGGAGGTCAATACCGTCTCGATTCTGTTCGTCATCATGGCGCTTGCACTCGGGCTTCTGCTCGCGACCAATCCGGATACGACCACGCTCGGCGACGGAGCACGCGCGCTGCGCAACCTGTTCCTGTTCGGACCGTTCAGGTTCTTCCTCGAGGTGCTGCAAATCTTCAGCCTGTCGTCGTTCACGCGGGGTATCGCCGCCTGGTTCCTGCCGGCGGTACTCAGCATCGTCTTCATCGCGCTGTTTGCGGCGGCTAACCCGCTGATCGAGCAGTGGGTCACGCTGCTCAATCCAAAGCTCATCCTCGACTATGTCAGCGTGGGGCGGATCCTGTTCTGGGCGATGATGCTGGCGCTGATCTGGCCGTTCATTCACGTCCGCTGGCGCAAGCGCCGCGCCAAAGCGGTCGCCGAAGCCGCGGAGCAGGAGCCTGCCGTCGCGGCCCGCGCCGAGTTCCTGGGCGCGCCGACGATTTTGCGCTCGCTGATCCTGTTCAATGTCCTGTTCGCCGCGCAGTCGGTGCTCGATGCGCTCTATCTCTGGGGCCATGCAGCACTGCCGGCCGGCGTCAGCTATGCGACCTACGCCCATCGCGGCGCCTATCCGCTGATCGTGACCGCGCTGCTCGCCGCCGCCTTCGTTCTGGTGGCGATGCGCCCGGGCGGGCCGGCCGAGAAGTCGCCGGTGATCCGTCTATTGGTCTACATCTGGGTCGGACAGAACGTGCTGCTGGTCGCCTCCTCGATCCTGCGCCTCGATATCTACGTGGCGATCTATCTCCTGACCTATTGGCGGATTGCCGCCTTCATCTGGATGGGACTGGTGGCGTTGGGGCTGGTCCTGATCGTCGCACGCATCATGCTGGAACGCTCGAACGAATGGCTCGTCGGCGCTAATCTGATCGCGCTCACGAGCGTGCTCTACATGGCTTCGCTGGTGAACTTCGATGCCATCATCGCCGACTATAATGTGACCCACAGCCGCGAAATGTCGGGCAAAGGCGTGCAGATCGACGTTAACTATCTCTCGCAACTCGGGCCGCAGGCCTTGCCGGCGATCGAAAAGGTGATGCAGCTTCGTCCCAACGAAGCCTGCCTTGTCGGCCGCCGCGATCGGCTATTAGAACGTCAGCGGCTGGACATGGCGTCCTGGCGGACCTGGGGTTTTCGGAGCTGGCGCCTGCAACGCAGGCTCGACGCCCAGGCCAAGGACCCGGCCAAGGACCCGGCCAAGGACCTGGCGAAGAGCCCGGCAGCCGGCTGA
- a CDS encoding response regulator: MAHRILIVDDEGHIREVIRVALRKAGMDVIEARDGKEALSRFAADKPDLIVLDIGMPEFDGLDVCREVRKTSDVPILFLSARDEEIDRVLGLEIGGDDYVTKPFSPRELVARVNVILRRLTPRNGEAKAASVLAQGGLSIDPEQHVASFAGTALKLTAIEFGILRAFLTRPTSVFNREQLMRAAYQLNIQVSDRTIDSHIRNIRAKLAAQNCDNVIETIHGVGFKLGRCEKEA, from the coding sequence TTGGCGCATCGCATTCTCATTGTCGACGACGAAGGCCATATCCGCGAAGTCATCCGCGTCGCGCTCAGGAAGGCCGGCATGGACGTGATCGAGGCGCGCGACGGCAAGGAGGCATTGAGCCGCTTTGCCGCCGACAAGCCCGACCTGATCGTGCTCGACATCGGCATGCCCGAGTTCGACGGACTCGATGTCTGCCGCGAAGTGCGCAAGACGTCCGACGTGCCGATCCTGTTCCTCTCCGCGCGCGACGAGGAGATCGACCGCGTGCTCGGGCTCGAGATCGGCGGCGACGACTATGTAACAAAGCCCTTCAGTCCCCGAGAGCTGGTGGCCCGGGTCAACGTCATCCTGCGCCGGCTCACTCCGCGCAACGGCGAGGCCAAGGCTGCCTCCGTGCTGGCGCAAGGCGGCCTCTCGATCGACCCCGAGCAGCACGTGGCGTCGTTCGCGGGCACGGCGCTGAAGCTGACCGCGATCGAGTTCGGGATTCTGCGCGCGTTCCTGACGCGGCCGACCTCCGTCTTCAATCGCGAGCAGTTGATGCGGGCGGCGTATCAGCTCAATATCCAGGTCTCCGACCGCACCATCGACAGCCACATCCGCAACATCCGCGCAAAGCTTGCGGCGCAGAACTGCGACAATGTGATCGAGACCATTCACGGCGTCGGCTTCAAGCTTGGCCGCTGCGAGAAAGAGGCATGA
- a CDS encoding ATP-binding protein → MSRAPDKWRPSLGFVIFTVLATVAVLPLVGLFFFRLYDNQLIRQTQAELIAQSRVVATVYAQEVEKRLGSGIELGAEVPSGVLPDPGDQFTPIRPALDLAGNDLLRRRPDALPTNRPADPAYVEIGAKLTPIIRETQKVTLAGFRILDPQGVVIAGRAEVGQSLAHIEEVSDALHGQYRATLRNRVPDKAVPPIYSISRGVGVHVFSAMPVIVNNRVAGVIYTTRTPRNIFDHLYQERGKFILAGLAVILGTIAIGLVFSRTITLPMRELIERAARIGRGDREAFKPLRHYGTSEFAQLSHSFLGMAEQLARRSDYIATFSAHLTHELKSPLTSIKGAAELLQDSLQDKPGGLTPAEQKTFVANILSDAARLEAMAQRLRELARAESLPQNERTELAPVIGDLKTRFPAGHIEATGSLDRPIGMSGEKALIVLSHLADNAMRHRAKTIRLEAVDERTSLRLTVRNDGDPISPPNRDRIFDAFFTTRRDAGGTGMGLAIVRAVMASHGGSIRLLPTEVGAAFELQFPIA, encoded by the coding sequence ATGAGCCGCGCGCCCGACAAGTGGCGGCCGTCGCTCGGGTTCGTCATCTTCACGGTGCTGGCGACGGTCGCCGTGCTGCCGCTGGTCGGGCTGTTCTTTTTCCGCCTCTACGACAACCAGCTGATCCGCCAGACCCAGGCCGAGCTGATCGCGCAGAGTCGCGTCGTCGCCACGGTCTATGCCCAGGAGGTCGAGAAGCGGCTCGGCAGCGGCATCGAGCTGGGCGCCGAGGTGCCCTCAGGCGTGCTACCCGACCCTGGCGACCAGTTCACGCCGATCCGCCCTGCCCTCGATCTCGCCGGCAACGATCTGTTGCGGCGGCGCCCCGATGCGCTGCCGACCAACCGGCCGGCGGATCCGGCCTATGTGGAGATTGGCGCAAAGCTGACGCCGATCATCCGCGAGACCCAGAAGGTGACGCTGGCAGGGTTTCGCATCCTCGATCCGCAGGGCGTGGTGATCGCAGGCCGCGCCGAGGTCGGGCAATCGCTCGCCCATATCGAAGAGGTCTCCGACGCGCTGCACGGGCAATACCGTGCCACGCTGCGCAACCGCGTGCCGGACAAGGCGGTGCCGCCGATCTACTCCATCAGCCGCGGCGTCGGCGTGCACGTGTTCTCGGCGATGCCGGTGATCGTCAACAACCGCGTCGCCGGCGTGATCTACACAACGCGCACGCCGCGCAACATATTTGATCATCTCTATCAGGAACGCGGCAAGTTCATCCTGGCCGGCCTCGCCGTGATCCTCGGCACCATCGCGATCGGTCTCGTCTTCTCCCGCACCATCACGCTGCCGATGCGCGAATTGATCGAGCGCGCCGCCAGGATCGGCCGCGGCGACCGCGAGGCGTTCAAGCCGCTCCGGCACTACGGCACAAGCGAATTCGCCCAGCTTTCGCACAGCTTCCTCGGCATGGCCGAGCAGCTCGCACGCCGCTCCGACTACATCGCGACGTTCTCGGCGCACCTGACCCATGAGCTGAAATCGCCGCTGACCTCGATCAAGGGCGCGGCCGAGCTGTTGCAGGATTCGCTTCAGGACAAGCCGGGCGGCCTGACACCTGCCGAGCAAAAGACCTTCGTCGCCAACATCCTCAGCGATGCGGCGCGGCTGGAGGCGATGGCACAGCGATTGCGCGAGCTGGCGCGGGCGGAAAGCCTGCCGCAGAACGAGCGCACCGAGCTGGCTCCCGTGATCGGCGATCTCAAGACGCGCTTCCCGGCCGGTCATATCGAAGCCACCGGCAGCCTCGACCGTCCGATCGGCATGTCAGGCGAGAAGGCGCTGATCGTGCTTTCGCATCTCGCCGACAATGCGATGCGGCATCGCGCCAAGACGATCCGGCTCGAGGCGGTCGACGAGCGCACGAGCCTGCGGCTGACCGTGCGCAATGACGGCGATCCGATCTCGCCACCCAATCGGGACAGGATCTTCGATGCGTTCTTCACCACACGTCGCGACGCGGGCGGTACCGGGATGGGGCTGGCGATTGTGCGGGCGGTGATGGCGAGCCATGGCGGCTCGATCAGGCTCTTGCCGACCGAAGTCGGCGCGGCCTTCGAGCTTCAGTTTCCCATCGCGTAG
- a CDS encoding DUF3606 domain-containing protein, translated as MADNKAKQGGADRALIALTEKYEVAYWSKKFKVTPAKLKYAVKKVGHSAKKVEAYIKEQKHRASDKARIALSEPYEVRYWSKKFKITPAKLRAAVAAAGHSSKKVAAYLTASKKKAKKATKKTAKKKAA; from the coding sequence ATGGCGGACAACAAGGCCAAGCAGGGCGGAGCGGATCGCGCCCTGATCGCACTCACCGAGAAATACGAGGTCGCCTACTGGTCCAAGAAGTTCAAGGTGACGCCGGCCAAGCTGAAATACGCGGTCAAGAAAGTCGGCCACTCCGCCAAGAAGGTGGAAGCCTATATCAAGGAACAGAAGCACCGCGCCTCCGACAAGGCCCGGATCGCGCTCAGCGAGCCCTATGAAGTCCGCTACTGGTCGAAGAAGTTCAAGATCACCCCGGCGAAGCTGAGGGCGGCCGTGGCGGCGGCCGGCCACTCCTCGAAGAAGGTCGCGGCCTATCTGACGGCGAGCAAGAAGAAGGCGAAGAAAGCCACCAAGAAGACTGCCAAGAAGAAGGCCGCCTGA
- a CDS encoding alpha/beta hydrolase, translated as MKNFSAIAPLLIATAASAHGPLPAPQHLPSDLVRAGLTEDATSAGGTARLCEQVSFARGLRYGESEANVLDVATSETKATVPRPILFFVAGDTFTGDSAAPDLVHDLQDQAMCFAARNGMVGVRVNYRLAPSAQWPSGARDVAAALSWVHQNADLFNGDTREIVAVGYAAGAFHVASLLAHPELQSPDTDVAGIVLVSGIYRADKDASDSEKAYFGTDTSEYDKRSVFPGILRVDDPILLAWAAADPAGLVAQGEALKKELCASGHCPRTTILHNRDGLASVFGLDGSADSLAEPTLQLVRQLEARGLP; from the coding sequence ATGAAAAACTTTTCTGCAATTGCCCCTCTTCTGATCGCAACAGCGGCCTCTGCGCATGGGCCGCTTCCCGCGCCCCAGCACCTCCCGTCCGATCTGGTGCGGGCGGGCCTCACCGAGGACGCCACCTCCGCCGGCGGCACCGCGCGGCTCTGCGAGCAGGTGTCGTTCGCGCGCGGCCTGCGTTACGGCGAGAGCGAGGCCAACGTGCTCGACGTCGCGACCAGCGAGACCAAGGCGACCGTGCCGCGGCCGATCCTGTTCTTCGTGGCCGGCGATACGTTCACCGGCGACAGCGCCGCACCCGACCTCGTCCATGACCTGCAGGACCAGGCGATGTGCTTCGCCGCGCGCAACGGCATGGTCGGCGTGCGTGTGAACTATCGGCTGGCGCCGTCGGCGCAGTGGCCGTCAGGCGCGAGGGACGTCGCGGCTGCACTGTCCTGGGTCCATCAAAACGCAGATCTCTTCAATGGCGACACCCGCGAGATCGTCGCGGTCGGCTATGCGGCCGGCGCCTTCCATGTCGCGAGCCTGCTCGCCCATCCCGAGCTGCAAAGCCCCGACACCGACGTTGCCGGCATCGTGCTGGTGTCCGGGATCTATCGGGCGGATAAGGACGCAAGCGACAGCGAGAAGGCGTATTTCGGGACAGACACCAGTGAATATGACAAGCGCTCGGTGTTTCCCGGTATCCTCAGGGTCGACGATCCGATTCTCTTGGCCTGGGCCGCGGCCGACCCCGCGGGCCTGGTGGCACAAGGCGAGGCGCTGAAGAAGGAGCTCTGCGCCAGCGGCCATTGTCCGCGCACCACGATCCTGCACAACCGCGACGGGCTCGCCTCGGTCTTCGGGCTCGACGGCTCCGCCGACAGTCTTGCCGAGCCGACGCTTCAACTCGTGCGGCAATTGGAAGCGCGCGGTTTGCCGTGA
- a CDS encoding ABC transporter substrate-binding protein, which translates to MTVNSRLLIAFAVALTSLGAMSSQRAEQAENVTEIRIGNIMPYSGPLAEFGAIGQAEAAYFDMINDRGGINGRKIRFITRDDNSDPANALEQTRKLVEQDDVLLMFGSFGTPGNLATRWYLNEKKIPQLLVASGDEELSQAKAFPWTMGWQPPFRSEGRIYANYIQAYYPHRKIVVLWQNDQFGRILYKGIQEGLGDLNRLVLVDIAFDISDEHLDGHVSILKRAGADIFVFLGVPSTAAKVIKLAASLKWHPVFIVNDASASIANAMAPAGLENSAGVISAAFLKDPSDPAWKDDPAMKDWFAFMDKYHHVESTNNSAALYGYAAAEALTQVLKQCGDDLSRDNIMRQAASLRDHQPSVALPGIRMNTSPDRYLPIKQMRLVQFDGRSWQPFGEVIETAFSEVKRK; encoded by the coding sequence ATGACCGTCAACAGCCGTCTGCTGATCGCCTTTGCCGTCGCGCTGACGTCGCTCGGCGCCATGTCCTCGCAACGCGCCGAGCAGGCCGAAAACGTGACGGAAATCCGCATCGGCAACATCATGCCGTATTCGGGGCCGCTGGCGGAATTCGGCGCCATTGGACAGGCCGAGGCCGCCTATTTCGACATGATCAACGATCGCGGCGGGATCAACGGCCGCAAGATCCGCTTCATCACCCGCGACGACAATTCCGACCCCGCCAACGCGCTGGAGCAGACCCGCAAGCTCGTCGAGCAGGACGACGTGCTGCTGATGTTCGGATCGTTCGGCACGCCCGGCAATCTCGCCACGCGCTGGTACTTGAACGAGAAGAAGATCCCGCAGCTCCTCGTCGCCTCGGGCGACGAGGAGCTGAGCCAGGCCAAGGCGTTTCCCTGGACCATGGGATGGCAGCCGCCGTTCCGGTCGGAGGGGCGCATCTACGCTAACTACATCCAGGCCTATTACCCGCATCGCAAGATCGTGGTGCTCTGGCAGAATGACCAGTTCGGGCGCATACTCTACAAGGGCATCCAGGAAGGTCTTGGCGATCTGAACCGCCTCGTGCTCGTCGACATCGCCTTCGACATCTCCGATGAGCATCTCGACGGGCACGTCTCGATCCTCAAGCGCGCGGGCGCCGACATCTTTGTCTTTCTCGGCGTGCCGTCGACGGCGGCCAAGGTGATCAAGCTGGCGGCGTCGCTCAAATGGCACCCGGTCTTCATCGTGAACGATGCCTCCGCCTCGATCGCGAATGCGATGGCGCCGGCCGGATTGGAGAATTCGGCCGGCGTGATCTCGGCGGCCTTTCTGAAGGACCCGAGCGATCCTGCATGGAAAGACGATCCTGCCATGAAGGACTGGTTCGCCTTCATGGACAAGTACCATCATGTCGAAAGCACGAACAATAGCGCCGCGCTCTATGGCTACGCCGCAGCCGAGGCGTTGACGCAGGTGCTGAAGCAATGCGGCGACGACCTGTCGCGTGACAACATCATGCGCCAGGCGGCCTCGCTCAGGGACCACCAGCCCTCCGTTGCGCTGCCGGGGATCAGGATGAACACTTCGCCGGACCGCTATCTGCCGATCAAGCAAATGCGGCTTGTCCAGTTCGATGGCCGCTCCTGGCAGCCATTCGGCGAGGTCATCGAAACCGCCTTCTCTGAGGTGAAGCGAAAATGA